The following are encoded together in the Pseudoclavibacter endophyticus genome:
- a CDS encoding bifunctional folylpolyglutamate synthase/dihydrofolate synthase: MRDERGLDGGDGAAGHGDGGDDDAQRDFDAEQADALLAAFRRELGDPESLGLPDPDLGLTDEFGGELVDAFGDEAGRQPEDLNEETEAKPEPLSERESAERTVRERTDWRDEADRVMDELMERVGEAQPEPRLGPTRRAAELLGDVHRSAPVVHLTGTNGKTSTARITAALLGAHGLRVGLMTSPHLERLNERIEIEGEPISDERLAVNWGDIQPVLTIVDAELEAAGEVRLTFFEALTVLAFACFTDAPVDVVVLEVGMGGEWDSTNVADGDVAVFTPIALDHASRLGSTIAEIARTKAGIIKPAARVVTAIQAPEALAEIAAACALRDATLAVEGSEFELVSDTPEGPAARDIVVRARSGTYEGVLPLRGAYQAHNASLAIAAVEAFFGGEQQLRAEVVQQGLAAVTSPGRLQRIGHRPAVFIDAAHNPHGALALAEAAPHAMGRRIIVVLGVLDDKDYPGVIRALAPIAAGFIATRSESPRAVDAEVLAERIAELTGHEPDAFDRLEEALEHARDLVSGDEGGAVLVTGSVTMLGDAIRLAREEGWGATGTDLA, translated from the coding sequence GTGAGAGATGAACGTGGGCTCGACGGCGGGGACGGCGCAGCCGGCCACGGCGACGGCGGGGACGATGATGCGCAGCGGGATTTCGACGCCGAACAGGCCGACGCGCTGCTCGCGGCGTTCCGGCGCGAGCTCGGCGATCCTGAGTCGCTGGGGCTGCCCGATCCCGACCTCGGCCTGACCGACGAGTTCGGCGGCGAGCTCGTCGACGCGTTCGGCGATGAGGCCGGCCGGCAGCCCGAGGACCTCAACGAGGAGACCGAGGCCAAGCCCGAGCCGCTGAGCGAGCGCGAGTCGGCAGAGCGGACCGTGCGCGAGCGGACCGACTGGCGAGACGAGGCCGACCGGGTGATGGACGAGCTGATGGAGCGCGTCGGCGAGGCCCAGCCCGAGCCGCGGCTCGGCCCGACGCGGCGGGCCGCGGAGCTGCTCGGCGACGTGCATCGCAGCGCGCCGGTCGTGCACCTCACGGGCACGAACGGCAAGACGTCGACGGCCCGCATCACGGCCGCGCTCCTCGGGGCGCACGGGCTTCGCGTCGGCCTGATGACGAGCCCGCACCTGGAACGGCTGAACGAGCGCATCGAGATCGAGGGCGAGCCCATCAGCGACGAACGCCTCGCCGTGAACTGGGGCGACATCCAGCCGGTCCTGACGATCGTGGATGCCGAGCTCGAGGCGGCGGGCGAAGTGCGGTTGACGTTCTTCGAGGCGCTCACGGTGCTCGCGTTCGCCTGCTTCACCGACGCCCCCGTCGATGTCGTGGTGCTCGAAGTCGGCATGGGCGGCGAGTGGGACTCGACGAACGTCGCCGACGGAGACGTGGCCGTGTTCACGCCGATCGCGCTCGACCATGCGAGTCGGCTCGGCTCGACCATCGCCGAGATCGCACGCACGAAGGCGGGCATCATCAAACCGGCCGCGCGCGTCGTCACAGCGATACAGGCGCCGGAGGCGCTCGCCGAGATCGCCGCCGCCTGCGCCCTGCGCGACGCGACGCTCGCGGTCGAGGGGTCCGAGTTCGAGCTCGTCTCCGACACCCCGGAAGGGCCGGCGGCGCGCGACATCGTGGTTCGGGCACGATCCGGCACCTACGAGGGCGTGCTGCCGCTGCGCGGCGCGTACCAGGCGCACAACGCGTCGCTCGCGATCGCCGCCGTCGAGGCGTTCTTCGGTGGGGAGCAGCAGTTGCGCGCCGAGGTGGTCCAGCAGGGGCTTGCGGCGGTCACCTCGCCCGGGCGGCTGCAGCGCATCGGCCACAGGCCGGCCGTGTTCATCGACGCGGCCCACAACCCGCACGGCGCCCTCGCGCTCGCCGAAGCCGCCCCGCACGCCATGGGGCGGCGCATCATCGTGGTGCTCGGGGTCCTGGACGACAAGGACTATCCCGGCGTGATTCGCGCGCTCGCACCCATCGCCGCCGGATTCATCGCGACCCGGTCGGAATCGCCGCGGGCAGTCGATGCCGAGGTGCTCGCCGAACGCATCGCCGAGCTCACAGGGCACGAGCCGGACGCGTTCGATCGCCTCGAGGAGGCGCTGGAGCACGCGCGCGATCTCGTGTCGGGGGATGAGGGCGGCGCCGTGCTCGTGACCGGATCGGTCACGATGCTGGGCGACGCGATACGGCTCGCCCGCGAGGAGGGCTGGGGAGCGACCGGCACCGACCTCGCCTGA
- a CDS encoding DUF4233 domain-containing protein — protein MPVAVARDDRTSDDDRADDAARAPRPRRRRSMRENLGSILIAFELFAIFCSTLTFFGLRILPAPLALGGGAAVCVVLIALVFAFRYEWGFVAGWVAHIALVLTGFLHPGMFVVAGIFLATWAFIMIKGGEIDRARAPIIAEYERALAAGEINPDGTPRDRTA, from the coding sequence ATGCCAGTGGCAGTCGCGCGAGACGACCGCACGAGCGACGACGACCGAGCTGACGACGCCGCGCGTGCACCTCGCCCCCGCCGCCGCAGGTCAATGCGCGAGAACCTCGGGAGCATCCTGATCGCCTTCGAGCTCTTCGCGATCTTCTGCAGCACGCTCACGTTCTTCGGTCTTCGCATCCTCCCCGCCCCTCTCGCCCTGGGTGGGGGAGCGGCCGTGTGCGTCGTGCTCATCGCCCTCGTGTTCGCGTTCCGCTACGAGTGGGGCTTCGTCGCCGGCTGGGTCGCTCACATCGCCCTCGTCCTCACCGGCTTCCTGCACCCCGGAATGTTCGTCGTCGCGGGAATCTTCCTCGCCACGTGGGCCTTCATCATGATCAAGGGCGGCGAGATCGACCGCGCCCGAGCCCCCATCATCGCCGAGTACGAGCGCGCTCTCGCCGCGGGCGAGATCAACCCAGACGGCACGCCACGCGATCGAACCGCCTAA
- the ndk gene encoding nucleoside-diphosphate kinase produces MTSTPIEETLVLIKPDGVERQLTGEVLARIERKGYELVDLRMLTPSRELLTRHYLEHEGKPFFEGLLAFMSSGPVVAARVRGIRVIEGFRSLTGPTDPTTAPPGTIRGDLGRAWETPTILNIVHGSDSPESAARELAIWFAA; encoded by the coding sequence ATGACCTCCACGCCCATCGAAGAGACCCTCGTGCTGATCAAGCCCGATGGCGTTGAGCGTCAACTGACGGGTGAAGTCCTCGCCCGCATCGAGCGCAAGGGGTACGAACTCGTCGATCTGCGCATGCTCACACCGAGCCGCGAGCTGCTCACACGTCACTACCTCGAGCATGAGGGCAAGCCCTTCTTCGAGGGGCTGCTCGCGTTCATGTCGTCGGGGCCGGTCGTCGCGGCGCGGGTGCGGGGCATCCGCGTCATCGAGGGCTTCCGCTCGCTCACCGGGCCCACCGACCCGACAACGGCGCCGCCCGGCACGATCCGCGGCGACCTCGGTCGGGCATGGGAGACGCCGACGATCCTGAACATCGTGCACGGCTCCGATTCGCCCGAGTCGGCGGCCCGCGAACTCGCGATCTGGTTCGCCGCGTAA
- a CDS encoding Na/Pi symporter, whose amino-acid sequence MTDVNEKVAGRDTTEPEARAATITSPLSFIPLTGRAANIRDWIGVAVGVWLLITAVKMISSGFKTATGDQAGELFAFADNPLVALLIGLLATALTQSSSTTTSVTVGLVAGGMPMEIAIPMLMGANLGTTMTNTLVSLGMAGEKATFRRAFAAATVHDFFNVLAVAIMLPLEMMFGILQTSAGWLAGITSGDGGVVAVVFGALGTVVSFITEPLYEVVRWVLELFSMPSVAEGIILIALGIGLILFVINKIGQLLKGLMVGKAKQVLHTAIGRGPITGIFSGMVMTVMVQSSSTTTSLAVPLAGSGAFTLRQIYPFTVGSNVGTTITALISAFAFTGVEATLAMQASYVHLLFNVFAAIIIFGLPFLRVVPPWCAELLAKYSAERKWIALVWTFGVFLVLPLIIIALTSWVF is encoded by the coding sequence ATGACCGACGTCAATGAGAAGGTCGCGGGGCGCGACACCACCGAGCCCGAGGCCCGGGCCGCGACGATCACGAGTCCCCTCTCGTTCATCCCGCTGACCGGCCGAGCCGCGAACATCCGCGACTGGATCGGTGTCGCTGTCGGCGTGTGGCTGCTGATCACCGCCGTGAAGATGATCAGCTCCGGCTTCAAGACCGCGACGGGCGACCAGGCCGGCGAACTGTTCGCCTTCGCCGACAACCCGCTCGTCGCCCTCCTCATCGGCCTGCTCGCGACCGCCCTGACGCAGTCATCGTCGACGACGACCTCGGTGACGGTCGGCCTCGTCGCCGGCGGCATGCCGATGGAGATCGCGATCCCCATGCTCATGGGCGCCAACCTCGGCACGACCATGACGAACACGCTCGTGAGCCTCGGCATGGCCGGCGAGAAGGCGACGTTCCGCCGCGCATTCGCTGCCGCGACGGTGCACGACTTCTTCAACGTGCTCGCCGTGGCGATCATGCTGCCGCTCGAGATGATGTTCGGCATCCTGCAGACGAGCGCCGGCTGGCTCGCCGGGATCACGTCGGGCGACGGCGGCGTCGTCGCCGTCGTCTTCGGCGCTCTCGGTACGGTCGTCAGCTTCATTACCGAGCCGCTCTACGAGGTGGTCAGGTGGGTGCTCGAACTCTTCAGCATGCCGAGCGTCGCGGAGGGCATCATTCTCATCGCCCTCGGCATCGGACTCATCCTTTTCGTGATCAACAAGATCGGCCAGCTGCTCAAGGGGCTCATGGTCGGCAAAGCCAAGCAGGTCCTCCACACCGCGATCGGCCGTGGCCCGATCACGGGCATCTTCTCGGGCATGGTCATGACCGTCATGGTGCAGTCGTCGTCGACCACGACGAGCCTCGCCGTGCCCCTCGCCGGATCCGGCGCATTCACCCTGCGCCAAATTTACCCGTTCACGGTCGGCTCGAACGTCGGCACCACCATCACGGCGCTCATCTCGGCCTTCGCGTTCACGGGGGTCGAGGCCACCCTCGCCATGCAGGCGTCGTACGTGCACTTGCTGTTCAACGTCTTCGCGGCCATCATCATCTTCGGCCTGCCGTTCCTCCGCGTCGTCCCGCCGTGGTGCGCCGAGCTGCTCGCCAAATACTCGGCCGAGCGGAAGTGGATCGCGCTCGTGTGGACCTTCGGAGTCTTCCTGGTGCTGCCGCTCATCATCATCGCCCTCACCAGCTGGGTCTTCTGA